Genomic window (Drosophila albomicans strain 15112-1751.03 chromosome X, ASM965048v2, whole genome shotgun sequence):
aattttttttttttatatgtagatgaatttaaaaaatcacaATGTCATAAATTTTGACCTAAATTTGGAGTATTACATcatgaaattttcattaatttgacTTCTGATCATaagaaattgatttttttgctAGCTGGACGACTTTATAATATAAAGGGATTAAGACtcaatggaaaatattttgttgttatacgTTTACGTATCAACTACAAGACTATACATTAGGGCGGGTCAATTTGTTCCTGTAAAAAAAATCCTGAAAATCGTCCCCCATAATCGGAATCTACGAAGAATTCTGAGAAAATTTCACCATGAAACCATGTGTCTAAAATGAATTCGTAGTCCGCGCCGTGAAGCTTAAAGATTGCACTATGAGGTACATAAGGTAATTCGAGGTATTTAAgacattttaatgtattttaaaaaaaaatacgcatTTTCCAATTATGTTGGAATCAATTCTGATTCAtttttttacaacaaattttataattttttttttaaatttatttaacttataatTTCATGGTTTCATGGTGAAAATTTCTTAGAATTCTTCGTAGATTCCGATTATGGGGGACGATTTTTGCGAAAAAAAATTGACCCGCCCgactatacatatgtatgtatctctaaaatcaaaaatattatatatatattttctgcaTCCTCATGCtcaacaaaactaaaatcgTCTAAAATCTTCTTAttaacttttcaatttcacttttcataTGTTAACTTTCAAAAATTGGTTTTCCATCAAGAAAAGTGGTCGGCTGAACCATAGTGCGACAGCCAGAGTTTATTTCTCaatatatatcataaataaacaattaaaatgagcGCAAAGTCCGACTGGCCAACTGATCCACAAAAGGGTTTCGAAATGCAGAGACTGGCAAAAATTCCAGAAAAGGCGCCAGCATAAACATAGTGCAATAAGAAGCACAATTTGCTTCACTCTCAACTCATTTCTCAGTacgtgtatttatttagttgctaAGAGAATACGTGATAAATAGTATTATCCGAGTGTAATGTGAGTTGTCTAGATCGTCAAATTTCTCCTTACATCGTGATAAATAGTATCATCAGAGTGTAATGTGAGttgtacttgttttttatttgttgtctaGATCTTTGCAAATTTCTCCTTACATTGGGCTCATCCACTCGGTGGGCAGACAACGCTGCAGGAAGGGCACACAGTCGATGAAGTAGGCGAGTCGATTTATCCACTTGGGTATCTGCTGGCCACACAGGATGCGCGACATGGCGTCCGAGAAGtgattgcaattgttgctggtCAAATGATAGCTATTCCCTGTGAATTGACATCCCAGTTGCTCCACAATGCGCATCACCTCGTCACGGGTGAACTGCGTGTAGCCCAGCTGAATGCTCTCGCGATAGTGGAAATGCTCTCCCAACTCAATCTCCGCAGTGCGTGGCATCATCTCAAAGATGCCCGAGTTGGAGTAACTGTGGCCGCCATAAGTGTACTCTTTGTCGTACACCTGAATGCCGGTATGAAAGATTCCCAGACCGATTCGTGCTGCCCCGAATTCGTTGACGTTGAACAGATCGTAGACATTGAGGATCACCGGCTCCCTGTTGTACTCATTCAATGGCAGCAGCTCCTCGCAGCTCTCGCGACGTCCATTGAAGCAATTAAGCCATGGCAAGCGATTGAAGATCATATTCATCCTGTCGGTAGATCCTGCTGCTCCCCAACAGTTGTCCTTTCGCTATTTAACTGCGTCCTTTCTCGGATTTAAATTAGCACAATTTTGTAGTTAGATTTTGAGATAGAAAATCAACATAGATTGTTGACATTTTACGAgaatcaaaaataacaaaagaaaacaaataaatacagcaAATGAAACTCCAAGgaatacatactatatagtatagtatagtatagtatagtatagtatagta
Coding sequences:
- the LOC117578329 gene encoding deubiquitinase DESI2; this encodes MNMIFNRLPWLNCFNGRRESCEELLPLNEYNREPVILNVYDLFNVNEFGAARIGLGIFHTGIQVYDKEYTYGGHSYSNSGIFEMMPRTAEIELGEHFHYRESIQLGYTQFTRDEVMRIVEQLGCQFTGNSYHLTSNNCNHFSDAMSRILCGQQIPKWINRLAYFIDCVPFLQRCLPTEWMSPM